The sequence AAGAGTTCGAGAAGTACACCTTTCATCAAGCTGATGTTGAGAACAAGCTTTCTGACTTCGTACTGCTACAGGCTGACGTAACAAGAAACATGCCTCAAGACATTGAACTGCTTAAACAATTGCAGGTACTTGGCTTACCAACAATTGAGTTCTGGGATGGCGAGGGTAACCATGTTCCAAATGCTCGTGTGACTGGTTTTATGCCTGCCGATGTATTCTTAAAACACATGCAAGGCCACCAGCTATAACGACGACATTCGTCTAAATATAAGCTCTAACGAAAGCCGCACTGCTCCTCATAACGAGATGGCAGTGCGGCTTTTTTGTGATTATAGGAAACGCTTTCCAAGAACAGGGATAAAAGTCGATATGGTTCAGACTTTTAATGCATAGATATTGTCCACATACTCAATCAGGATGATAATAAATATTAACTAAATTGTTAAAAGTATGAACGTCATGGACTCGACCTATACCATCATCATTGCTGATGACCACCCTCTCTTCCGCAACGCCCTGTTTCAGTCAGTTCATATGGCGATCAGCGGTGCGAACCTGCTTGAGACTGATTCTCTCGACGCCTTACTGACTCTGCTTAAGAAAGAAGATGAACCCGACCTGCTGCTACTCGACCTGAAAATGCCGGGAGCAAATGGTATGTCTGGCCTCATTCAACTTCGTGCTGAATACCCAGATCTACCGATTGTGGTGATTTCTGCCAGTGAAGATGCCAGCGTGGTGACTCAAGTGAAGAGCCACGGTGCGTTTGGCTTCATTCCTAAGTCGAGTGATATGCGTGAATTGGTGAGCGCACTGAATCAAGTGCTGAATGGTGACCCGTTCTTCCCTGAAGGGCTAATTACCAATAATGCTGCTTGTAGCGACCTTGCGGAAAAGATTTCCACACTGACGCCTCAGCAATACAAGGTATTAGGGATGCTTTCTGACGGTCTGCTGAACAAGCAAATCGCCTATGAATTGAATGTTTCGGAAGCGACCATCAAGGCTCATATGACAGCCATCTTCCGTAAACTGGATGTGAAAAACCGAACTCAAGCAGTTATCTTGCTACAAGAAGTCCATAACTAGGCTTCGCTTATATCCTCTTCTAAAGTCGTCTTAGGCAAACACAGACCCAGCTTGACGACTTTATGATCATCTATCTCTGCAACCACCCAATTGATGTCATGCCACTCGAAGCTATCGCCCAATACTGGGTGCGCGCCAAGCTCACGTTCAGCCAACTGTTTTAGCGTCATGTCGCGCTCTTCTTCCGAGCCAAGTTCAATGCCATAGCAGTCACTCACCGCGGCAATCGATAACCCAACCTCAAGGAAGAAATCACCAAAGAATCGAGCTGCGTCTTCAGCTAAAGGTGCCTCACTGAATAGCTCACTTAAGCTGTCTAAGTCTTTGTCCTGACCGAGTACACAGAGAATATCATTCGCCTCTAACACGGTACTGCCCGATGGGTGAAGCAAGGCATCCTTTCTAAACAGTGCAGTAATTCGCGTTCCTTCTGGCATAGACAGGCGCTTCAGTGGTTCGCCCACACACCACTTCTCTTCTTTCAGCTTGTAGACAAACATCTCCCACTCACTGGCAGGGTAGATTTCAATACCAGTACGCAAAATCGGTGTCGGCGTTGGAGGTAGTGTCACTTGAGTCAATCTCGCGACTTTCATCAAGCTACCGCCTTGAACAACCAGCGACACCATAACCACGAAGAAGGCGATATTGAAGTAAAGCTGAGCATTAGGCAGGCCAGCCATCATCGGGAACACTGCCAAAATGATCGGCACCGCGCCACGTAAACCGACCCAAGAAACAAACCAACGCTCTTTGGTGGTAAAGCTTCTGAACGGCAGTAAGCCCAACCAAACCGACAGCGGACGAGCAAATAAGATCATACCGAAAGCCAATGCTAACGCTGGAAGTGCAATGTCCATCAATGTCGATGGCGTCACCAATAGACCCAACACTAAGAACATCACGATTTGGCTGAGCCACGTCATGCCATCAAGAACATTAAGAATCGAGTGTCGAGAGCGCGTCGGACGATTACCAATGAACAAGCCCACTAGGTAAATCGATAAGATGCCACTGCCGCCAAGCATGTTAGAGAAGGCAAACAGAGCCACACCGCCACTGAGCACCAGAATCGAATACAGACCATCAGCCAGCTGTACTCGGTTGATTAGACTCCATAGAACCCAACCACCACCAAGCCCGATAAGCGTGCCAACACCAAACTGCATCGCGAAGCTTTTCAATAGGAAGTTCATTCCCATCTCGGCATCTGGGGTGCCAAGTAGCGCAATTAAGGTCACCGTCAGGAAGACCGCCATTGGGTCGTTGGTACCCGATTCGATCTCTAGGGTTGAGCCAACACGCTCGTTGAGACTCTGTCCTTTCAACAAAGAGAATACTGCTGCCGCATCGGTTGAACCGACAATTGCGCCGACCAAAATACCTTGCATCAGTGACAGGTCAAACAGCCACGCGGCCATCAAACCGGTTAGAGTCGCAGTACAGGCTACACCTATTGTCGCCAGTGAGAGTGACGGCCAAAACGCGACCTTAAAGCTTGCGACCTTGGTTCGCATACCGCCATCAAGCAAGATCACGGCAAGCGCGAGGTTACTCACCAAATAAGTCAGTGAGTAATCATCAAAATTAATACCACCCGGACCATCTTCACCCGCCAACATACCAACGAACAAAAAGATCAAAAGAATCGGAACGCCCAATCGTGAGGACACTTGTGAGAAAAGCACACTGATGGCGATGAGCACCGCACCAGTTAAAAATAAGTGGTTGATAGTTATTGCGTCCAATTCGTTCCCCCAAAGAATAAAACTCAAGATATAGGCATGTTGATCTTCTGCCGCTAAGCATGGCACGGTCGATGAAAGTGCTTTAGTTACTATAACAAACTTATGTTTCCCTTCGTGTCATACGCAGGACTAAATACCGTTTCTCAGTCATTTAGTTGTTAAATTTTATGACTCGCACTCTAATTCATCCACTTTTGTTAGACCTTTGGCTAATTTAACAACCTTGTAACATCACATTTTTCTATGGTTCTGTCTTCCAACTCCCATATTTCAGTACATTAGCGCCAATACTATCCCGACTAAAGTTGCACAGATCCCTTGACTCATCCTTGCTACATTCTAAATCGTAACATTACGTTAACACGATATTTTACAAAAACGGTTTCTACGAAAACGGAATAAAGGAGAAGGCAATGGCGTTCGAATCTACGGAACATGCTCAAGCCTACTGGAAGGAAAACTTGGGAATTATGGGAACACTGCTCGCGGTCTGGTTTGCAGTGTCTTACGGCGCTGGCATCTTATTTGTGGATGCCCTCAATACCGTTCAGTTTGGCGGGTTCAAGCTAGGATTTTGGTTCGCTCAGCAAGGTTCGATATACACCTTCGTGGCGCTGATATTTATTTACGTTGTTCGCATGAATGCGCTCGACAAAAAATACAACGTACAGGAAGACTAGAGGCTAGAACATGGATATTCAAACTTGGACGTTTATTCTCGTCGGTATTACTTTCGCAGTATATATCGGCATCGCAATCTGGGCTCGTGCAGGGTCTACGAGTGAGTTCTACGTTGCTGGCGGTGGTGTACACCCAGTAGCAAACGGCATGGCGACCGCCGCTGACTGGATGTCGGCAGCATCATTCATCTCAATGGCAGGTATCATCTCATTCGTTGGTTACGACGGTGCGGTTTACCTGATGGGCTGGACAGGTGGTTACGTACTACTTGCGCTATGTTTAGCACCTTACCTACGTAAGTTCGGTCAGTTTACGGTTCCTGATTTCATCGGTGAGCGTTACTACTCGAAAACAGCACGTATGGTAGCGGTATTCTGTGCAATCTTCGTATCATTCACGTACGTTGCAGGTCAGATGCGTGGTGTAGGCGTTGTATTCTCTCGTTTCCTAGAAGTCGACATTAACCTAGGTATCATCATTGGTATGGGTATTGTGTTCTTCTACGCAGTACTTGGTGGCATGAAAGGCATCACTTATACGCAGGTAGCTCAATTCTGTGTCCTCATTTTCGCCTTCCTTGTTCCAGCAATCTTTACGTCAATCATGATGACAGGTAACCCACTTCCACAAGTTGGTATGGGCTCTACACTATCAGGCACAGATGTTTACTTACTTGATAAACTGGATGGACTTACCGAAGAACTCGGATTCACCGCCTATACCGAAGGTAACAAGAGCATGGTGGATGTATTCTTCATCTGTGCGGCTCTAATGGTTGGTACTGCGGGTCTTCCACACGTAATCATTCGTTTCTTCACTGTACCAAAAGTACGTGATGCTCGTATCTCAGCGGGTTGGGCTCTACTGTTCATCTCATTGCTATACACAACAGCACCAGGCGTTGCAGCATTCGCTCGTGTAAACATGATCGAAACAATCAACGGCCCTGACATGCAAGGTGTCGCAGCAGCAGACGCACCAAGCTGGTACAAAAACTGGGAAAGCACTGGCCTAGTAGGTTGGGAAGATAAAAACGGCGATGGCAAAATGTTCTACTCGGGCGATGAGCGTAACGAGATGAAGATTAACCGTGACATCATCGTACTGGCTTCTCCGGAGCTAGCGAAACTACCGAACTGGGTTGTTGCACTACTGGCAGCAGGTGGCCTAGCAGCCGCACTATCAACAGCCGCAGGTCTACTACTGGTAATCTCGACGTCGATTTCACATGACTTGTTGAAGAAAGGCTTCAGACCAAACATGACCGACAAGCAGGAGCTGCTAGCCGCTCGTTTGGCAGCCATGATCGCGATTGTCGGTGCTGGTTACTTGGGGATTAACCCACCAGGCTTCGTAGCACAGGTAGTAGCGTTTGCCTTCGGCTTAGCCGCAGCATCCTTCTTCCCTGCGATTATCCTAGGTATCTTCTACAAGAAGATGAACAAGGAAGGCGCAATTGCAGGTATGTTGTCGGGTATTGCCTTTACAGCAAGCTACATCATCTACTTCAAGTTCATTAACCCAGCAGCAAGCACACCTGAAAACTGGTGGTTTGGTATCAGCCCAGAAGGCATCGGTACGCTAGGTATGTGTCTAAACTTCGTAGTATCGATTGCTGTAAACAAAGTAACTGCTGAAGTACCACAAGATGTACAAGATATGGTTGAGAACATCCGTTACCCGAAAGGTGCTGGTGAAGCTCACGACCACTAAGCACGACCACGAAACAAAGATGTTTAGCAAAAAATGAATCAGTACTTACATTGTAGGGATTAGGTACTGAATCTCAGAAAGCCGATACGTTATGTATCGGCTTTTTCTTTTCCCGTTTCATTTTATAAAAAGACAAACAAAGGGTTGTTTTTAAATTTTCATTTGATAATAATTATCATTAACATCCATTAAAGAGATGCAAATGATGATGAAAGAACAGCAGGGTCTCTATTCGAGGTTTTACAAAGCACAAGATCGCTTTGCTTCATTAGAGCAAGTACAAGGCCATGAGCCGTTTGTAATTCGAGACTACATCGAGTGCGCACTAACGCTTTCCGCCTACTATGAAAAGCACGCTGCCCAAGAAAACATCTTGTTGTGCGAGCTGTACCTGCGCCAAGTTTTCTTCCATTTGATTGAAGCGATTGAGTCTCCAGAGCGCAGTTTCGCCTTTCGACATATCTGCCTAGACTCTATTCACTCACCACTATTTTATTTGAAACGCCACTATTGCCAGCAGCCTCAAGGCCAAGCGCGTTTTTTGAATCTCAGCCAAACACTACAACAAGTCCAAGCCCCACTTGGCTAACAAGGATAGAAGATGACCCTACAATATCGAATTGAGAAAGACAGCATGGGGGAAGTGAAGGTCCCTGCCGATGCGCTATACCAAGCACAAACTCAACGTGCTGCAGATAACTTTGCTTTTAGTTCACACAAGATGCCCACCAGTTTCATTCAAGCACTGGCATTCATTAAACAGGCGGCCGCTGACACCAACGCTCAGTTGGGTTTATTGGAAGGTGATATTGCCAACGCGATCGCCGAAGCGAGCCAAGAGATCATCGATGGTAAATACCTCGAACAATTCCCGATCGATGTTTACCAAACTGGCTCTGGTACTAGCTCCAACATGAATGCCAACGAAGTGATTGCAACACTCGCTTCAAGAAGTTTGCAGGGTGACGTGAATCCAAATGATCACGTCAATATGGGCCAAAGCAGCAACGATGTGGTACCAACCGCAATTCAAGTCAGTGTCGCTCTTATGGCTGAAAACAAACTGCTACCTGCATTAGCCCACCTTTCTGAAGCACTTACCGTCAAACAGCAAGAGCTGGCCGAGGTAGTAAAAACAGGCCGTACTCATCTAATGGATGCGATGCCAATTACCTTTGCTCAAGAGCTTGGTGGTTGGAAGTTCCAGATTGAACACGCTAAGCAAGCGATTGAAAGCACCCTGCCCGCTATCAAGGCGCTAGCTCAAGGTGGAACGGCGGTGGGCACAGGCATCAATGCCGACCCACGCTTTGCCGATAAGTTTGCAAGTAACCTATCTCAGTCGACAAAGATCAGCTTTAACTCAAGTGAGAACTTCTTTTTCAACCTCAGCAGCCAAGATGCGATCGTTGCATTCTCGGGACAGCTCAAAACTGCAGCAGTTGCGATCATGAAGATCTCAAACGATCTTCGCTGGATGAACTCTGGCCCATTAGCAGGCTTAGGTGAAATTGAATTGCAGGCGCTACAGCCAGGCTCATCGATCATGCCGGGCAAAGTAAACCCTGTGATTCCAGAAGCCGCAGCAATGGCGGCAGCGCAAGTGATTGGTAACGACACCACTATTACTGTCGCAGGCCAATCAGGCAACTTCCAGCTGAATGTGATGCTGCCAGTGATTGCTCATAACGTATTAGAAAGTATTGAGCTTTTAGCTAACAGCTCTGTCGCGCTAGCAGATAAAGCGGTTGCGACCTTCACGGTGCGCCAAGACAATCTTGATTTAGCACTTTCGAAGAATCCAATTCTAGTGACGGCACTCAACCCTGTAATTGGTTACTTGAAAGCTGCGGATATTGCCAAGAAAGCCTACAAAGAGGGTTTGCCAATCCTTGATGTGGCAGAAAGAGAAACCGATCTCAGCCGAGAAGAACTCAGCAAATTGCTTGATCCAACCGCCCTTACTCAAGGTGGTATTGCGGGTTAGTTAGCAAGCTGACAAGCATTTGCTAAGACTCGCTGAAATAGCAGAGACAAAAAAGGCCTCATACGAGGCCTTTTTAAGATCTAATGGTGAATTGAATTAACTCACGCGATTCAATACTGCCCTAAGTTTTAGCGGCTTCACAGGCTTGGCGATAAAGCTAAAGCTGTTGGCCTTTATCGCTGCCAACATGTCATCGGTTCTATCGGCACTGATGATAACCCCCTCAAAGGAATCCCCAAGGCGCAAGCGACACTGCTGCAACACCTCAAGCCCTGTTCGACCATTATCGAGACGATAATCAGAGAAGATCACATCCGGCTGCCAGTCGTCATCGAGACACTTCAAGCTTTCGACTAAGTCGACGGCGGTCTTAACCTCACACCCCCAACGTCCAATCAGGTTCTCCATTCCGACCAAAATCTCGCGCTCATTATCGACACACAGTATCTTCAGGTGTTCGATGTCGCTAGTCGCCATTGGCGCTGAAGCTTGCACAACCGGAGCGACCTGCTCCGCTCTCGCTAAGGTGATAGAGAAAACACTGCCTTGCCCCGGCCATGAACGCATCGAAATTTGATGACCAAGCACGTGAGCAATACCTTTAGAGATAGCTAGCCCTAGCCCCAAGCCTTGGTCAGCGCGCACTTGGCTGCCACGAGTGAACTCTTCGAAGATCTCTTGTTGCTTGTCTTCATCAATACCGGTTCCGTTATCCCAAACATCAATTCGCACCTGACCATTCACTCGTCTCGCACCGAGTACCACTTTCCCTTCTGGGTTATAACGAAAAGCGTTGGTCAAAAAGTTCTGAATCACACGCCTTAATAACTTAGGGTCAGAGTGAATGAACAGTGACGATGGAATCATTTTGAACTCAATTTTTTGTTGTCTCGCTAAGGCACTAAATTCCGCATTTAAGTTGGTTAGCACATCGTGCACAGCAATCGCGTGAATGTTGGTCTCTAGCTTGCCAGATTCCAATCGAGAGATATCCAGTAAGTCACCAATCAGATCTTCAGCAGCACCAAGCGCACTCTCGATATGAGACGAAAGCTGTTTCACCTCTTGCTCCTTTGCTACTTCAGAAAGTGATGAAGCAAACAAACGCGCGGCATTGAGTGGCTGCATCAAATCGTGACTTACTGCCGCCAAGAAACGACTCTTAGATTGCGATTCTTGGTCAGAGATTTGTGTCGCTTTTACCAAGCGATGGTTCAGCTTTTCGAGCTCTTGAGTTCGTTCGTGAACTCTCGATTCCAAGGTTTCATTAGCATCTTTTAGCGCTTGCTCTGCTTGTCTGAATACCGTGATGTCAGTAAAGCTCATTACGAAACCGCCACTTGGCATCGGGTTACCTTGTACCTCAATCACTCGACCATCAGGACGAATACGAGAAGAGGTGTGTCGCGTGCCTTGTTCAAGGTGATAAACACGGCGGCGAACGTGATCTTCTGGGTCACCCGGACCACACAAACCTTGTTCGGCATTGTGGCGAATCACATCTGAAATGGGTCGCCCAACCTGAATTAAGCCAGCGGGGAATTCAAACAGCTCTAAGTAACGTTGATTCCACGCCACCAGCCTCATTTGTTTGTCTATTACTGCGATGCCTTGGCCTATGTGTTCAATCGCACCTTGTAGTAAACCACGGCTAAAATCATAGAGTTCAGAGGCCTCATCAACAATGGTCGCGACCTCTTCAAGCTGCATGTTTCTGCCTTGTAAAGCAGAAGTAAGTACTAACTTAGCGGAAGATGCGCCGAATACACCCGCAAGTACGCGCTCTGCATGACGAATTAAACTTGCGGGCGCTTGCTGATTGGGAAGCAGCGGCTGCCCGTGTTGTTGCCAATAGCTGTGTAAGGCACTTTTCGCTCGCTTTCGACCGACAAAACGCGACGCCAACATCTCTAATTCAGCGACCGTCACACGGTTCTGATAAAGGCTGATATTTTCATTCTCAGGCAGCGGCGTACCAACAAATGCTGCTGATTGTAAGCGCTCACTTAGGCTTGGTCTTGTCGACATCGAAACCACGGCATAGCACAGGGTATTGAGCACAATACTCAGCACGATTCCCCAGTTCGAACTGCTGATATTCCAGCTACTGAGCAATTCTGGCGGCGTGATAATCCACAACAAAAGGTTACTTTCGCTATCGCCTGCCAACATGCTGGTTTGACTCATCAGAGTAATCAGCCAAATCACCGAACCGACCATTAAGCCAACATAGACACCTTTTCTGTTACCCGGACGCCAGTACAAACCGCCAATCAGTGCCGGAGCAAATTGAGCAATTGCCGCAAACGAAAGAAAGCCGATCGCAGACAACGAATGAATAGTATCGAGCGCCTGATAAAACAACCAAGCACCAAGAAGTAGCAACAGGATCAACCCGCGACGAATAACGAGTAACAGTCCCGAAAAATGACGATGGGTTCTTTGAGTTAAGCGCATGCGACGCAGAAGCAAAGGCATCACTAAATCATTCGACACCATGATTGCTAACGCGATGGTCGAGACAATCACCATGCCACTCGCAGCAGAAGTACCACCTAAGAAAGCCAACAAGGCAATATGATTAGCACCCTCTGCCATTGGCACACTGATCACGTAAGTATCGGCTGGCATGTCAGTCAATAATCCCTGACCTGCCCACGCAATCGGCAGAACAAACAATCCCATCAAAATCAGATAAAGCGGAAATAACCAGCGAGCGGTGTGCAGATCTTGAGGGCGTTCGTTCTCAACCACCATGGTATGGAATTGGCGTGGCAAACAGACAATCGCCAACATGGTTAAGACCGTATGAATAATTAAGGTCGGAATATTCGGTGATTCGTAGGTGGAAGCCGCCACATCAAGCAGGTCGATTTTATCGCTGCTCATCGCCAAATACATGATAAACAGGCCAACAATCAGGAATGCCACCAACTTAACGATAGACTCAAACGCCACCGCCATCATCATGCCACGGTGATGTTCCGTGTTGTCAATGTGCCTGGTACCAAACAACATGGTGAAGATGGCCAGTGCGCCAACCACAAACCAAGAGACGTGATAATCCTGATAGCCAAAATCTTGCGCCAGACTCGGAGCAACAATATCCAACCCCATGGTGATACCACGCAATTGCAGCGCGATGTAAGGAAGAATGCCGACCACAGCAATCACGGTGACGGCCACCGCCAAGCCTTGGGATTTTCCGTAGCGAGCCGCGATAAAGTCGGCAATAGAGGTAATGTGTTCACGCTTCGCTATCAAGATCAGCCGCGCTAAGATCCGCCACCCAAGAGTGAATA is a genomic window of Vibrio sp. ED004 containing:
- a CDS encoding response regulator transcription factor; translated protein: MDSTYTIIIADDHPLFRNALFQSVHMAISGANLLETDSLDALLTLLKKEDEPDLLLLDLKMPGANGMSGLIQLRAEYPDLPIVVISASEDASVVTQVKSHGAFGFIPKSSDMRELVSALNQVLNGDPFFPEGLITNNAACSDLAEKISTLTPQQYKVLGMLSDGLLNKQIAYELNVSEATIKAHMTAIFRKLDVKNRTQAVILLQEVHN
- a CDS encoding potassium/proton antiporter; protein product: MDAITINHLFLTGAVLIAISVLFSQVSSRLGVPILLIFLFVGMLAGEDGPGGINFDDYSLTYLVSNLALAVILLDGGMRTKVASFKVAFWPSLSLATIGVACTATLTGLMAAWLFDLSLMQGILVGAIVGSTDAAAVFSLLKGQSLNERVGSTLEIESGTNDPMAVFLTVTLIALLGTPDAEMGMNFLLKSFAMQFGVGTLIGLGGGWVLWSLINRVQLADGLYSILVLSGGVALFAFSNMLGGSGILSIYLVGLFIGNRPTRSRHSILNVLDGMTWLSQIVMFLVLGLLVTPSTLMDIALPALALAFGMILFARPLSVWLGLLPFRSFTTKERWFVSWVGLRGAVPIILAVFPMMAGLPNAQLYFNIAFFVVMVSLVVQGGSLMKVARLTQVTLPPTPTPILRTGIEIYPASEWEMFVYKLKEEKWCVGEPLKRLSMPEGTRITALFRKDALLHPSGSTVLEANDILCVLGQDKDLDSLSELFSEAPLAEDAARFFGDFFLEVGLSIAAVSDCYGIELGSEEERDMTLKQLAERELGAHPVLGDSFEWHDINWVVAEIDDHKVVKLGLCLPKTTLEEDISEA
- a CDS encoding DUF4212 domain-containing protein: MAFESTEHAQAYWKENLGIMGTLLAVWFAVSYGAGILFVDALNTVQFGGFKLGFWFAQQGSIYTFVALIFIYVVRMNALDKKYNVQED
- a CDS encoding sodium:solute symporter family protein, which encodes MDIQTWTFILVGITFAVYIGIAIWARAGSTSEFYVAGGGVHPVANGMATAADWMSAASFISMAGIISFVGYDGAVYLMGWTGGYVLLALCLAPYLRKFGQFTVPDFIGERYYSKTARMVAVFCAIFVSFTYVAGQMRGVGVVFSRFLEVDINLGIIIGMGIVFFYAVLGGMKGITYTQVAQFCVLIFAFLVPAIFTSIMMTGNPLPQVGMGSTLSGTDVYLLDKLDGLTEELGFTAYTEGNKSMVDVFFICAALMVGTAGLPHVIIRFFTVPKVRDARISAGWALLFISLLYTTAPGVAAFARVNMIETINGPDMQGVAAADAPSWYKNWESTGLVGWEDKNGDGKMFYSGDERNEMKINRDIIVLASPELAKLPNWVVALLAAGGLAAALSTAAGLLLVISTSISHDLLKKGFRPNMTDKQELLAARLAAMIAIVGAGYLGINPPGFVAQVVAFAFGLAAASFFPAIILGIFYKKMNKEGAIAGMLSGIAFTASYIIYFKFINPAASTPENWWFGISPEGIGTLGMCLNFVVSIAVNKVTAEVPQDVQDMVENIRYPKGAGEAHDH
- a CDS encoding class II fumarate hydratase, with translation MTLQYRIEKDSMGEVKVPADALYQAQTQRAADNFAFSSHKMPTSFIQALAFIKQAAADTNAQLGLLEGDIANAIAEASQEIIDGKYLEQFPIDVYQTGSGTSSNMNANEVIATLASRSLQGDVNPNDHVNMGQSSNDVVPTAIQVSVALMAENKLLPALAHLSEALTVKQQELAEVVKTGRTHLMDAMPITFAQELGGWKFQIEHAKQAIESTLPAIKALAQGGTAVGTGINADPRFADKFASNLSQSTKISFNSSENFFFNLSSQDAIVAFSGQLKTAAVAIMKISNDLRWMNSGPLAGLGEIELQALQPGSSIMPGKVNPVIPEAAAMAAAQVIGNDTTITVAGQSGNFQLNVMLPVIAHNVLESIELLANSSVALADKAVATFTVRQDNLDLALSKNPILVTALNPVIGYLKAADIAKKAYKEGLPILDVAERETDLSREELSKLLDPTALTQGGIAG
- a CDS encoding PAS domain-containing hybrid sensor histidine kinase/response regulator — encoded protein: MQGWVVIPVSLAYLGVLFLIAWYGDRQVRWLSRWRPWIYSLSIAVYCTSWTFYGTVGQASNNPWSFLPIYLAPILVFTLGWRILARLILIAKREHITSIADFIAARYGKSQGLAVAVTVIAVVGILPYIALQLRGITMGLDIVAPSLAQDFGYQDYHVSWFVVGALAIFTMLFGTRHIDNTEHHRGMMMAVAFESIVKLVAFLIVGLFIMYLAMSSDKIDLLDVAASTYESPNIPTLIIHTVLTMLAIVCLPRQFHTMVVENERPQDLHTARWLFPLYLILMGLFVLPIAWAGQGLLTDMPADTYVISVPMAEGANHIALLAFLGGTSAASGMVIVSTIALAIMVSNDLVMPLLLRRMRLTQRTHRHFSGLLLVIRRGLILLLLLGAWLFYQALDTIHSLSAIGFLSFAAIAQFAPALIGGLYWRPGNRKGVYVGLMVGSVIWLITLMSQTSMLAGDSESNLLLWIITPPELLSSWNISSSNWGIVLSIVLNTLCYAVVSMSTRPSLSERLQSAAFVGTPLPENENISLYQNRVTVAELEMLASRFVGRKRAKSALHSYWQQHGQPLLPNQQAPASLIRHAERVLAGVFGASSAKLVLTSALQGRNMQLEEVATIVDEASELYDFSRGLLQGAIEHIGQGIAVIDKQMRLVAWNQRYLELFEFPAGLIQVGRPISDVIRHNAEQGLCGPGDPEDHVRRRVYHLEQGTRHTSSRIRPDGRVIEVQGNPMPSGGFVMSFTDITVFRQAEQALKDANETLESRVHERTQELEKLNHRLVKATQISDQESQSKSRFLAAVSHDLMQPLNAARLFASSLSEVAKEQEVKQLSSHIESALGAAEDLIGDLLDISRLESGKLETNIHAIAVHDVLTNLNAEFSALARQQKIEFKMIPSSLFIHSDPKLLRRVIQNFLTNAFRYNPEGKVVLGARRVNGQVRIDVWDNGTGIDEDKQQEIFEEFTRGSQVRADQGLGLGLAISKGIAHVLGHQISMRSWPGQGSVFSITLARAEQVAPVVQASAPMATSDIEHLKILCVDNEREILVGMENLIGRWGCEVKTAVDLVESLKCLDDDWQPDVIFSDYRLDNGRTGLEVLQQCRLRLGDSFEGVIISADRTDDMLAAIKANSFSFIAKPVKPLKLRAVLNRVS